The following proteins come from a genomic window of Proteinivorax hydrogeniformans:
- a CDS encoding NRDE family protein, which produces MIAICTLIFAYKVHPEYDLVFLGNRDEFKNRPTAFSHFWDDHSDILAGIDLLKGGTWTGITKKGRIAFITNYRDFNIQRDPLLSRGYLVKDFLLKNISPFTYLKEVQKEKDKYDLFNLIVGSLDDLCYYSNVENKIKKLTPGLYGLSNALLDTPWPKVVKAKNRLSSLLKIGFSVPQLFEILDDTEIPPDENLPDTGLTLDKERMLSPIHIDTPTYGTRIKTVILINKSGDVKFYEKGLNDNGSWELNKFKFTIY; this is translated from the coding sequence GTGATAGCAATTTGTACATTAATTTTTGCCTATAAGGTTCATCCCGAGTATGACTTGGTGTTTTTAGGAAATAGAGACGAATTCAAAAATCGGCCCACAGCCTTTTCTCATTTTTGGGACGACCATTCAGACATTTTAGCTGGCATTGATCTACTTAAAGGCGGGACCTGGACTGGGATTACTAAAAAGGGGCGAATTGCCTTTATCACTAATTACAGGGACTTTAACATACAGCGCGATCCTCTGCTTTCTAGGGGTTATCTGGTAAAAGACTTTTTGCTAAAAAATATTTCACCCTTTACTTACCTTAAAGAAGTTCAAAAAGAAAAAGACAAGTATGACCTATTTAACCTAATAGTTGGCAGCTTAGATGATTTATGCTACTACTCAAATGTAGAAAACAAAATAAAAAAGCTGACCCCTGGTTTATATGGACTCAGTAATGCCTTGTTAGATACGCCTTGGCCTAAAGTTGTTAAAGCTAAAAATCGACTATCTTCCCTATTAAAAATAGGTTTTTCTGTCCCGCAGCTTTTTGAGATACTTGACGACACTGAAATTCCACCAGATGAAAATTTGCCAGATACAGGCCTTACACTTGACAAAGAACGCATGCTCTCCCCAATCCATATCGATACTCCTACCTATGGGACGAGGATAAAAACAGTAATTTTAATTAACAAGTCCGGGGATGTTAAGTTTTATGAAAAAGGCTTAAACGACAATGGAAGTTGGGAGTTAAATAAGTTTAAGTTCACAATTTACTAA
- a CDS encoding nitroreductase family protein: protein MDPLFERRSIRKFKDKPVEKDLIKQVLKAGMCAPSACNCKPWHFIVIDDREVLDKIPKFHTYAQMVKESPVAILVCAEPSNERIAGFWPQDCAAATQNILLEATKKGLGTVWVGVHPNEQFEEDFRKLLGIPEDIVPFALIPMGYPDEDKGKNDRYLEDRVHQNKW, encoded by the coding sequence TTGGATCCATTGTTTGAAAGAAGAAGTATCCGAAAGTTTAAAGACAAACCTGTAGAAAAAGATTTGATCAAACAAGTACTAAAGGCAGGAATGTGTGCACCATCTGCATGTAATTGCAAGCCATGGCACTTTATAGTTATTGATGACAGGGAGGTATTAGATAAGATCCCTAAGTTTCATACCTATGCACAAATGGTTAAAGAAAGTCCTGTAGCTATCTTAGTTTGCGCTGAGCCTTCTAATGAGAGGATTGCAGGATTTTGGCCACAAGACTGTGCTGCAGCTACACAAAATATTTTATTAGAAGCTACCAAAAAGGGCTTAGGTACTGTTTGGGTGGGAGTTCACCCTAATGAGCAGTTTGAAGAAGATTTTAGAAAGCTTTTAGGCATACCCGAGGATATAGTTCCTTTTGCTCTAATACCTATGGGATATCCTGATGAGGATAAAGGAAAAAATGATAGGTATTTAGAAGACCGGGTGCATCAGAATAAATGGTAA